In Denitratisoma sp. DHT3, one DNA window encodes the following:
- a CDS encoding anthranilate synthase component II, with amino-acid sequence MLLMIDNYDSFTYNLVQYFGELGEEVRVFRNDAIDLAGIAAQKPDRLVISPGPCSPAEAGISVAAIQEFAGRLPILGVCLGHQSIGAAFGGRIVHALRPMHGKTSPVTHADCGVFKGLPNPLTVTRYHSLAIDRATLPDCLEVTAWTEDGEIMGVRHRIYAVEGVQFHPESILTQDGHALLRNFLHQTIQNQGR; translated from the coding sequence ATGCTGCTGATGATCGACAACTACGACTCCTTCACCTACAACCTGGTCCAGTATTTCGGCGAACTGGGCGAGGAGGTGCGGGTGTTCCGCAACGACGCCATCGACCTGGCCGGCATCGCCGCCCAGAAACCGGACCGGCTGGTGATCTCCCCCGGTCCCTGCTCCCCGGCCGAGGCCGGGATTTCGGTGGCGGCGATCCAGGAGTTCGCCGGGCGTCTGCCCATCCTCGGCGTCTGCCTGGGCCACCAGAGCATCGGCGCGGCCTTCGGCGGCCGCATCGTCCATGCGCTGCGTCCCATGCACGGCAAGACCTCGCCGGTGACCCACGCCGACTGCGGGGTGTTCAAGGGCCTGCCCAACCCGCTGACGGTGACCCGCTACCATTCCCTGGCCATCGACCGCGCCACCCTGCCGGACTGTCTGGAGGTGACGGCCTGGACCGAGGACGGCGAAATCATGGGCGTGCGTCACCGCATTTATGCCGTGGAGGGGGTGCAGTTCCACCCCGAATCCATCCTGACCCAGGACGGCCATGCGCTGCTGCGCAACTTCCTGCATCAGACCATCCAGAACCAGGGCCGTTGA
- a CDS encoding LysR family transcriptional regulator, whose translation MEPRLLRYFVAVAEELHLARAAERLGIEQSPVSRAMRDLESQLGVQLFDRSTRLTRLTWAGQVFLGECRRVMATVEQAVKSAKAAAQGYQGHLRIAICDGLAQPRIATLLARSREEEPEMEIRVFELPFAQQLKTLHDDLLDIGFALSNAVHDGLVAEPVWTDPLSVIVPARHPLLAHVQVPLAEALKFPLVLCHPESGSGCRHQIQALLQDAGTPLKLVDEVTSLGVMLTLVGAGYGIGFAIASQVQTLQRPDISIRPLAGSPPVLSTYLLRRRGEPSEPMKRFIERAKGGRDRAAGGVTTPREGCQRRWDARKVV comes from the coding sequence TTGGAGCCTAGATTGCTACGCTATTTCGTTGCAGTCGCGGAAGAGCTGCATCTCGCCCGCGCGGCCGAGCGTCTCGGGATCGAGCAATCTCCCGTATCGCGAGCAATGCGCGACCTGGAAAGCCAGCTTGGCGTGCAGTTGTTCGACCGCAGCACCCGCCTGACGCGGCTGACCTGGGCCGGCCAGGTGTTCCTAGGCGAATGCCGACGCGTGATGGCCACCGTGGAGCAGGCAGTCAAGAGTGCCAAGGCGGCGGCACAGGGCTACCAGGGCCATCTGCGCATCGCGATCTGCGACGGCCTGGCGCAGCCCCGCATCGCCACCTTGCTGGCACGCAGCCGCGAGGAGGAGCCCGAGATGGAGATTCGCGTCTTCGAGCTGCCGTTCGCGCAGCAGCTCAAGACGCTGCACGACGATCTGCTGGACATCGGCTTTGCGTTGTCAAACGCGGTACATGATGGCCTCGTCGCCGAGCCGGTGTGGACCGATCCGCTGTCGGTGATCGTGCCCGCACGCCACCCCTTGCTGGCACACGTGCAGGTGCCGCTGGCCGAAGCCCTGAAGTTCCCGCTGGTTCTGTGCCATCCCGAATCGGGATCGGGCTGCCGCCATCAGATTCAAGCGCTGCTGCAGGACGCAGGCACGCCGCTCAAGCTGGTCGATGAAGTGACCAGCCTGGGCGTGATGCTGACCCTGGTCGGTGCCGGCTACGGCATCGGCTTCGCCATCGCCTCGCAGGTGCAGACGCTACAGCGCCCGGACATCTCCATTCGTCCCTTGGCCGGCAGCCCACCGGTGCTCTCTACCTACCTGCTGCGCCGCCGGGGCGAACCCTCGGAGCCCATGAAGCGGTTCATCGAGCGGGCGAAAGGCGGGCGGGACCGCGCCGCCGGAGGAGTGACCACCCCCAGAGAAGGGTGCCAGCGTCGATGGGATGCGCGTAAGGTGGTGTGA
- the phbB gene encoding acetoacetyl-CoA reductase, producing MYTTQRTALVTGGNRGLGAAIARTLHDVGHRVIVTHTPGNITIGQWQQAQATQGYTFAAYGVDVSDYESTQELARRIHADGHRIDILVNNAGITRDATLRKLDKAGWDAVLRTNLDSMFNVTKPFVDPMVERGWGRIVNISSINGSKGQFGQTNYSAAKAGVHGFTKALAQEVAHKGVTVNTVSPGYFATKMVMAVREDVRQKIIDAIPIGRLGQPAEIAALVAFIASEAAAFMTGSNVAMNGGQHMY from the coding sequence ATGTATACGACGCAACGGACGGCGCTGGTGACGGGAGGCAACCGGGGGTTGGGCGCTGCAATCGCCCGTACCCTGCACGACGTCGGCCACCGCGTGATCGTCACGCATACCCCCGGCAACATCACGATTGGCCAGTGGCAGCAAGCGCAAGCGACACAGGGCTACACATTTGCTGCCTACGGGGTGGATGTATCCGACTACGAATCAACGCAGGAACTGGCGCGGCGCATCCACGCCGACGGTCATCGGATCGATATCCTGGTGAACAACGCCGGCATCACCCGCGACGCAACGCTGCGCAAGCTCGACAAGGCCGGGTGGGATGCCGTACTGCGCACCAACCTAGACTCCATGTTCAACGTCACCAAGCCGTTCGTCGATCCGATGGTCGAGCGCGGCTGGGGTCGCATCGTCAACATCTCGTCGATCAACGGCAGCAAGGGCCAGTTCGGGCAGACCAATTATTCGGCGGCCAAGGCCGGGGTACATGGATTCACCAAGGCGCTCGCACAGGAGGTGGCGCACAAGGGCGTGACGGTCAACACCGTCTCGCCGGGCTATTTCGCCACCAAGATGGTGATGGCGGTGCGCGAGGATGTGCGCCAGAAGATCATCGATGCGATTCCGATTGGCCGTCTCGGTCAGCCGGCCGAGATTGCGGCACTTGTCGCCTTCATCGCCAGCGAAGCCGCCGCCTTTATGACCGGCAGCAACGTGGCGATGAACGGCGGCCAGCATATGTATTGA
- a CDS encoding phasin family protein, with protein sequence MSNELPIHLYKANAELQLQITRLLQESSHHWLEAMQQLSAGGVLETTSRIQGLQQAADWQALATLPSEVFWRLCQGRMGDAQAVGQVAAKSQAAFANGLRQALTTWQESVSEAFGTSGDAASFTQLCQRWAQPWTAPSAVPQGKTKK encoded by the coding sequence ATGAGCAACGAACTGCCAATCCATCTCTACAAAGCCAATGCCGAGCTGCAACTGCAGATCACGCGCTTGCTGCAGGAGAGCAGCCATCACTGGCTCGAAGCCATGCAACAGCTCAGCGCTGGCGGCGTGCTGGAGACCACCTCGCGCATCCAGGGCCTCCAACAGGCGGCCGACTGGCAGGCGCTCGCGACTTTGCCGTCAGAGGTGTTCTGGCGCCTGTGCCAAGGCCGCATGGGCGATGCCCAAGCGGTCGGGCAAGTAGCAGCCAAGAGCCAGGCGGCCTTTGCCAATGGTCTGCGTCAAGCACTTACGACTTGGCAGGAATCTGTCTCCGAGGCATTCGGCACCAGTGGCGACGCAGCCTCTTTCACGCAGCTTTGCCAGCGCTGGGCGCAGCCCTGGACCGCCCCAAGCGCCGTACCCCAAGGCAAGACCAAGAAATGA
- a CDS encoding PHA/PHB synthase family protein produces the protein MNTLAIPDKPAPAPSVCHPDVLDTLANACRARGTGGLSPAAGLLAWYDWALHLSLSPGKQRSLIDKGLHKQRRLARYVAHAASAHGCPTCIEPLEQDRRFEAPAWQQWPFNVIHQGFLLQQQWWHNATTGVRGVSRHHENMVTFAGRQWLDMWSPSNFVWTNPEVLEAIKTSGGVNLWRGAMNFLDDAQRLALDDEPAGVEGFKVGQDVAVTPGKVVFRNHLIELIQYTPTTPDVYAEPVLIVPSWIMKYYILDLSPHNSMVKYLVDQGHTVFILSWKNPTAADRDLGLEDYRWLGVMDALDAVTAIVPERKVQAVGYCLGGTLLTIAAAAMARDGDERLHSLTLLASETDFRESGEIALFIDDSQLAWLEAGMWDKGYLDGKQMAASFQMLNSRDLIWSRRVREYLLGERQEFNDLMAWNADVTRMPYRMHSEYLRRLYLNNDLAEGRYQVGGRPVAIADIEVPMLIVGTVRDHVAPWPSVYKMHLLSDAELTFVLTSGGHNAGVVSEPGHPRRSYQIATRSAGARYIDPQTWRAETPLNKGSWWPAWQQWLARRSTERVSPPAMGGTQAPLGDAPGTYVAMR, from the coding sequence ATGAACACCCTTGCCATACCTGACAAGCCCGCGCCGGCACCGTCCGTCTGTCACCCCGATGTCCTGGATACGCTTGCGAACGCGTGCCGGGCACGCGGCACTGGCGGGTTGTCGCCGGCGGCGGGTTTGCTGGCTTGGTACGACTGGGCGCTGCACCTGAGCCTTTCACCGGGCAAGCAGCGCAGCCTGATCGACAAGGGGTTGCACAAGCAGCGACGCTTGGCGCGTTACGTCGCGCACGCTGCAAGTGCCCACGGCTGCCCCACGTGCATTGAGCCGTTGGAACAGGATCGGCGCTTCGAGGCGCCGGCCTGGCAGCAATGGCCGTTCAACGTGATCCACCAGGGCTTCTTGCTGCAGCAGCAGTGGTGGCACAACGCCACGACCGGCGTGCGCGGCGTGTCGCGCCATCACGAGAACATGGTCACTTTCGCCGGGCGGCAGTGGTTGGACATGTGGTCGCCATCGAATTTCGTCTGGACCAACCCGGAAGTGCTGGAAGCCATCAAAACCAGCGGCGGCGTCAACCTGTGGCGCGGCGCGATGAACTTCCTCGACGATGCACAGCGTCTTGCGCTTGACGATGAACCGGCCGGGGTCGAAGGCTTCAAGGTCGGCCAGGACGTGGCGGTCACGCCAGGAAAGGTGGTGTTCCGAAACCACCTCATCGAACTGATCCAGTACACGCCGACGACGCCCGATGTGTATGCCGAGCCGGTGTTGATCGTGCCTTCCTGGATCATGAAGTACTACATCCTCGACCTGTCACCGCACAACTCGATGGTGAAGTACCTGGTCGACCAGGGGCATACGGTGTTCATCCTTTCATGGAAGAACCCGACCGCGGCCGATCGCGACCTCGGCCTGGAGGATTACCGGTGGCTGGGGGTCATGGATGCACTGGACGCGGTCACGGCCATCGTGCCCGAGCGCAAGGTGCAGGCGGTTGGCTATTGCCTGGGCGGCACCTTGCTGACGATCGCCGCAGCCGCGATGGCGCGCGATGGCGACGAACGGCTGCACAGTTTGACGCTGCTGGCGTCGGAGACCGACTTCCGCGAGTCGGGCGAAATTGCACTTTTCATCGACGACAGTCAACTCGCCTGGCTGGAAGCCGGGATGTGGGACAAGGGCTATCTCGACGGCAAGCAGATGGCCGCCTCTTTCCAGATGCTCAACTCGCGCGACCTGATCTGGTCGCGCCGCGTGCGCGAGTACCTGCTGGGCGAACGGCAGGAGTTCAATGACCTGATGGCCTGGAATGCCGACGTGACACGCATGCCGTATCGCATGCACAGCGAGTACCTGCGGCGTTTGTATCTGAACAACGATCTGGCCGAGGGACGCTACCAGGTCGGCGGACGGCCGGTGGCGATCGCCGACATCGAAGTGCCGATGCTCATCGTCGGCACGGTGCGCGACCACGTCGCCCCCTGGCCATCCGTGTACAAAATGCACCTGCTCAGTGATGCGGAACTGACCTTCGTACTGACCAGCGGCGGGCACAACGCCGGCGTGGTCAGCGAGCCGGGGCACCCCCGGCGCAGCTACCAGATTGCGACCCGCAGCGCCGGCGCTCGCTACATCGATCCGCAAACGTGGCGTGCCGAAACCCCGCTGAACAAGGGCTCCTGGTGGCCAGCCTGGCAGCAGTGGCTGGCGCGACGTTCGACGGAGCGGGTATCGCCACCTGCCATGGGAGGCACGCAGGCGCCGCTCGGTGATGCGCCTGGTACCTATGTGGCAATGCGGTGA
- a CDS encoding TetR/AcrR family transcriptional regulator codes for MSERPQHLSAEERRAATVQAVVDLAAEQNPAEITTTAIADRMGLTQGALFRHFPTKDAILEATMTWVGERLLVRVDKAAEGAASPAAALEAMFMTHIDFVAKHPGVPRMLFGELQRSGETLAKRMVQTLLRQYEQRLRRLMEAGKAQGDLDADLDVDAAAVLFIGTIQGLVMQSLLAGKVSRIRRDAPAVFAIYLRGITHTR; via the coding sequence GTGAGCGAACGTCCTCAACATCTGTCCGCTGAAGAGCGGCGTGCTGCCACAGTGCAAGCGGTGGTGGACTTGGCCGCGGAGCAAAACCCGGCCGAAATCACGACCACGGCCATCGCCGATCGAATGGGTTTGACGCAGGGCGCGCTGTTTCGCCACTTCCCCACCAAGGACGCGATCCTGGAGGCAACGATGACCTGGGTCGGTGAGCGTCTACTGGTGCGCGTGGACAAGGCGGCCGAGGGCGCCGCGTCTCCTGCCGCAGCACTCGAAGCCATGTTCATGACGCACATCGACTTCGTGGCCAAGCATCCCGGCGTGCCGCGCATGCTGTTCGGAGAACTGCAACGCTCTGGCGAGACGCTCGCCAAGCGGATGGTGCAGACCTTGCTCCGTCAATACGAACAGCGCCTGCGCCGCCTGATGGAGGCAGGCAAGGCGCAAGGCGACCTGGATGCGGATCTGGACGTGGATGCCGCCGCCGTGTTGTTCATCGGCACGATCCAGGGACTGGTCATGCAGTCGCTGTTGGCCGGCAAGGTCAGTCGCATTCGTCGTGATGCGCCAGCCGTGTTTGCCATCTATCTCCGTGGCATCACGCACACCCGATGA